The following proteins are encoded in a genomic region of Paenibacillus antri:
- a CDS encoding sugar phosphate isomerase/epimerase family protein has product MKRFPIGVQPYTIREALAKDYVGALERVAEIGYKGVEIGPPPEGMSVDSQKQLLDRLGLSVVGCHAGFDTLEFDVDRLADYLEQVDGGRCVAISLRFASKEEVLAKAKRMNEIGERFRKRGVAFLYHNHDWEFEKFDGAYALDLLLEHTDPELVKTELDTYWIAKGGEDPVAYLKQLEGRAPRLHLKDMEAGEERFFAEVGEGVLDFRSIAQVAEDIGVEWMVVEQDACRRDPFESLRISYENLKGMGFMA; this is encoded by the coding sequence ATGAAGCGATTTCCCATAGGGGTACAGCCGTATACGATTCGCGAGGCGTTAGCGAAGGATTACGTCGGCGCATTAGAACGCGTCGCGGAGATCGGGTATAAGGGGGTCGAGATCGGACCGCCTCCCGAAGGGATGAGCGTCGACAGCCAGAAGCAGCTGCTGGATCGGTTAGGCTTATCCGTCGTCGGATGCCACGCAGGCTTCGACACGTTGGAGTTCGACGTCGATCGCTTGGCGGACTATTTGGAGCAGGTGGACGGCGGCCGATGCGTCGCGATCTCGCTTCGCTTCGCATCCAAAGAAGAGGTGCTGGCGAAGGCGAAACGGATGAACGAGATCGGCGAGCGGTTCCGGAAGCGGGGCGTCGCCTTCCTCTACCACAATCACGATTGGGAATTCGAGAAGTTCGACGGGGCGTATGCGCTCGACCTGCTGCTGGAGCACACCGATCCGGAGCTGGTGAAGACGGAATTGGACACCTACTGGATCGCGAAGGGCGGGGAAGATCCGGTCGCCTACTTGAAGCAGCTGGAGGGCCGGGCGCCGCGGCTGCATCTTAAGGATATGGAAGCCGGGGAGGAGCGGTTTTTCGCGGAAGTCGGCGAGGGCGTCCTCGATTTCCGATCGATCGCGCAAGTCGCGGAGGACATCGGCGTGGAGTGGATGGTCGTCGAGCAGGACGCCTGCCGACGGGATCCGTTCGAAAGCCTGCGAATTTCTTACGAGAATTTGAAGGGAATGGGCTTCATGGCGTGA
- a CDS encoding Gfo/Idh/MocA family protein: MRRMKVGVVGAGVISDIYLKTCTETFHYILEIAAIADSVEELARKRASEYGIPKVCTLDELLADPEIDIVLNLTSPAAHAPINLRALHAGKHVYTEKPFALSEKDADEVLALAKSKGLYVGCAPDTMLGAGVQTCIKLIQDGWIGRPYAANAVIVMGNSSGGMHPNFRNFLKLGGDPLFDMGPYYLTAMLTMLGPVRRVSGSAQQLNREITVSNPKSPAYGQTVPIEAPTNVSAVLDFHSGAVGTFQAAKESFGYLPRMEIFGTEGNLTVPDPNFFSGPIKLQLANGETKEMPFSHPFAENSRGIGVADMAYAIQSGRPNRANGDIARHLLKVSFAIFESSASERHVHLKTTFEPIEPLPLGLKFNALDA, translated from the coding sequence ATGCGTAGAATGAAGGTAGGAGTCGTCGGGGCAGGCGTCATTAGCGATATTTATTTGAAAACGTGCACCGAGACGTTCCATTATATTTTAGAGATCGCGGCGATCGCGGACAGCGTCGAAGAGCTGGCCCGGAAGCGGGCGTCGGAGTACGGCATTCCGAAGGTGTGCACCCTGGACGAGCTGCTCGCGGATCCGGAGATCGATATCGTGCTCAATCTGACGAGTCCGGCGGCGCATGCGCCGATCAATTTGAGAGCGCTGCACGCGGGGAAGCATGTATATACCGAAAAGCCGTTCGCTCTGTCCGAGAAGGATGCGGACGAGGTGCTCGCATTGGCGAAGTCCAAGGGGTTATACGTCGGGTGCGCTCCCGACACGATGTTGGGAGCCGGCGTCCAAACGTGCATCAAGCTCATTCAAGACGGCTGGATCGGCCGCCCGTACGCGGCGAACGCCGTCATCGTCATGGGCAACTCGAGCGGGGGCATGCATCCGAATTTCCGGAATTTCTTGAAGTTGGGCGGCGATCCGCTCTTCGATATGGGGCCGTATTATTTGACGGCGATGCTGACGATGCTGGGACCGGTTCGCCGGGTATCCGGTTCGGCGCAGCAGTTGAATCGGGAAATTACGGTGTCCAACCCGAAGTCGCCGGCGTATGGCCAGACTGTGCCGATCGAGGCGCCGACGAACGTATCCGCCGTGCTCGATTTCCATTCCGGCGCCGTCGGCACGTTCCAAGCGGCCAAGGAAAGCTTCGGCTACTTGCCGCGCATGGAGATCTTCGGTACGGAAGGCAATCTGACCGTGCCGGATCCGAACTTCTTCAGCGGCCCGATCAAGCTGCAGCTGGCGAACGGGGAAACGAAGGAGATGCCGTTCTCGCATCCGTTCGCCGAGAACAGCCGGGGGATCGGGGTCGCGGATATGGCGTACGCGATCCAATCGGGGCGGCCGAACCGCGCGAACGGCGATATCGCCCGACATCTGCTCAAGGTATCGTTTGCGATTTTCGAATCGTCCGCTTCGGAGAGGCATGTTCATTTGAAGACGACGTTCGAGCCGATCGAGCCGCTGCCCCTTGGGCTGAAGTTCAACGCGCTGGACGCGTAA
- a CDS encoding CBO0543 family protein — translation MFPIAAGIGIALCAWRWGDWRNWRTYLPTIHYFIIFDLLYNLFTWNHRLWEYPSPPNLLPNHLTMNLFIMFIFYPSFILIYLYRYPEGSSVAARVKYVLSWAALWAVWELCMNALGQCVYRHGWNFGWSAAFLLVMIPMLRLHYKNPLAAYALSIPITVFLLLWFQVPVLQ, via the coding sequence GTGTTCCCGATTGCGGCCGGGATTGGGATTGCTCTATGTGCATGGCGGTGGGGGGATTGGCGCAACTGGCGCACCTATTTGCCGACCATTCATTATTTTATCATTTTCGATTTGCTGTACAATTTGTTTACTTGGAACCATCGGCTATGGGAGTATCCTTCCCCGCCGAACCTGCTGCCGAATCATTTGACCATGAACCTTTTTATCATGTTTATATTTTATCCTAGCTTTATATTGATTTACTTATACCGCTATCCTGAAGGGAGCAGCGTGGCGGCTCGGGTCAAATATGTCTTGTCGTGGGCGGCGCTCTGGGCGGTTTGGGAATTATGTATGAATGCGCTAGGGCAATGCGTATATCGTCATGGCTGGAACTTCGGTTGGTCGGCGGCTTTCCTGCTTGTGATGATTCCGATGCTTCGCCTCCATTATAAGAACCCGCTTGCCGCCTATGCGTTGTCGATTCCCATCACTGTGTTTTTACTGCTTTGGTTTCAAGTCCCCGTGCTGCAATGA